A genomic stretch from Glaciecola nitratireducens FR1064 includes:
- a CDS encoding M16 family metallopeptidase codes for MHQPKSKHAARVSLLGILSSAILLSSLLFSAQSLAVTKAEDIKQFTLDNGMKIIVLEDDSIPNANMYLFWKVGSRNEYPGITGLSHFFEHMMFNGSKKYGPKMFDRTMEAAGGSNNAYTTENSTVYTDWFPADALELMFDLEADRIQNLDIDPDVVESERGVVTSERSTGLENSNYRMLSEQVKAAAFRAHPYSWSVIGHESDIANWKLQDLKDYHKTYYAPNNAIVVVAGAVKFDDVKRLAKQYFEPIPAQAAPREVHTVEPTQLGERRVYVQKASVTSPNIMLAYHVPETKHEDYYALQVLAGILSDGDTSRLTKALVYEQELAAQVFAFSSESIDPNLFYFYAVAAPNVDASALEKGLIAEINKVMKNGVTDTELQKVKNRQLVNFYREMSTINGKANTVGTYEFYFGDYNALFSLPESLNNVSKEDVQRVANQYLRKANRTVGVLAAEEDSNENDL; via the coding sequence ATGCACCAACCAAAATCAAAGCACGCTGCTAGAGTAAGCTTACTTGGCATACTCAGTTCAGCAATTTTGTTGTCATCGTTGCTATTTTCAGCACAGTCACTTGCGGTGACGAAAGCTGAAGATATCAAGCAATTTACCCTCGATAACGGAATGAAAATAATCGTTTTGGAAGATGACTCGATTCCCAACGCCAATATGTACTTATTTTGGAAGGTAGGCTCTCGTAATGAGTACCCGGGGATTACAGGCCTATCGCATTTTTTCGAACACATGATGTTTAATGGCTCTAAAAAGTACGGACCGAAGATGTTTGACCGTACAATGGAAGCTGCTGGTGGTTCAAATAATGCCTATACAACTGAGAATTCAACGGTTTATACAGATTGGTTTCCAGCGGATGCGCTAGAGCTAATGTTTGACCTTGAAGCGGACCGTATTCAAAACCTAGATATCGACCCTGATGTTGTGGAAAGTGAACGAGGTGTGGTTACTTCTGAGCGTTCAACGGGTCTTGAAAACTCAAACTACAGAATGCTGAGCGAACAAGTTAAGGCAGCGGCTTTTCGAGCCCACCCATACAGCTGGTCTGTTATTGGCCATGAGTCGGATATTGCTAATTGGAAGCTGCAAGATTTAAAGGATTATCATAAAACCTACTATGCGCCTAACAACGCGATTGTCGTAGTCGCGGGTGCAGTGAAATTTGATGATGTAAAGCGCCTAGCAAAACAGTACTTCGAACCTATTCCCGCGCAGGCCGCCCCACGAGAGGTGCATACCGTAGAGCCCACTCAGTTGGGAGAACGACGCGTTTACGTGCAGAAAGCATCGGTCACTAGCCCGAATATCATGCTTGCCTATCATGTTCCAGAAACCAAACATGAAGACTATTATGCACTGCAAGTTCTTGCGGGCATTCTAAGCGATGGCGATACGTCCAGGCTAACAAAAGCCTTAGTGTATGAGCAGGAGCTAGCTGCTCAAGTGTTTGCTTTTAGCTCAGAGTCTATTGATCCTAATTTATTTTATTTTTATGCCGTTGCAGCGCCGAATGTTGACGCTAGTGCTTTAGAAAAGGGTTTAATTGCTGAAATTAATAAAGTGATGAAGAACGGCGTTACTGATACTGAACTGCAAAAAGTTAAAAATCGGCAACTGGTGAATTTCTATCGAGAAATGTCAACGATTAATGGTAAAGCGAATACAGTAGGAACCTACGAATTCTATTTTGGTGATTATAACGCGTTGTTTTCATTACCAGAATCATTGAATAATGTTAGCAAAGAAGATGTGCAGCGGGTTGCAAATCAATATTTACGAAAAGCAAATCGTACTGTTGGTGTATTAGCTGCCGAGGAGGATAGCAATGAAAACGATCTTTAA
- a CDS encoding O-acetylhomoserine aminocarboxypropyltransferase/cysteine synthase family protein, protein MKPETIALHAGYTSEPTTKAAAVPIYQTTSFTFDDTQHGADLFNLTVPGNIYSRIMNPTNAVLEQRITELEGGVGALAVASGMAAIRYAIETIAEVGSNIVSCSQLYGGTYNLFAHTFPRQGIETRFAEGDDYTRLASLIDENTKALFCESIGNPAGNVIDIQRWAEIAHAAGVPLIVDNTVATPVLCRAFDLGADIVIHSLTKYIGGHGTTIGGIVVDSGKFDWSANAQRFSMLTKPDPSYHGVVYTEALGPAAYIGRCRVVPLRNTGATLSAQSAFQIMQGLETLSLRMERHCENALKVAHYLESHSTVSWVNYAALPTSKYYETCQRICGGKAAGIISFGLKAGKNTGIEAGSKFIDALQLILRLVNIGDAKSLACHPASTTHRQLNPEELANVGVSQEMVRISVGIEHIDDIIADIEQALAASQA, encoded by the coding sequence ATGAAACCAGAAACTATCGCACTACACGCCGGCTATACAAGTGAGCCAACAACTAAAGCTGCAGCAGTCCCCATTTATCAAACAACGTCTTTTACTTTTGATGATACTCAACATGGTGCAGACCTATTTAACTTAACGGTTCCTGGCAATATTTATAGCCGTATTATGAATCCGACCAACGCAGTTTTAGAGCAGCGTATTACTGAGCTTGAAGGGGGTGTAGGTGCTCTTGCGGTGGCATCAGGAATGGCAGCAATTCGATATGCAATTGAAACCATTGCGGAGGTTGGTTCCAATATTGTTAGCTGCAGTCAGCTTTATGGCGGTACTTACAATTTATTTGCACATACATTTCCTCGTCAAGGCATCGAGACGCGCTTTGCAGAAGGAGATGATTACACAAGACTAGCTTCATTAATTGACGAAAATACAAAAGCCTTATTCTGTGAATCGATTGGTAATCCAGCCGGCAACGTTATCGACATACAACGATGGGCTGAGATTGCTCACGCTGCGGGCGTTCCACTGATTGTTGACAACACTGTTGCCACACCTGTCCTTTGCCGCGCTTTTGACTTAGGCGCAGATATTGTTATTCACTCACTGACTAAATATATTGGTGGTCATGGTACGACTATTGGCGGCATTGTTGTTGACTCAGGTAAATTCGATTGGTCAGCAAATGCACAGCGCTTTTCCATGCTGACTAAGCCAGACCCATCTTATCATGGTGTGGTTTATACCGAGGCGCTCGGGCCCGCAGCTTATATAGGCAGGTGCCGTGTTGTTCCACTCAGAAATACAGGCGCTACGCTGTCAGCACAAAGCGCATTTCAAATTATGCAAGGACTAGAAACGCTTTCTTTGCGAATGGAAAGACACTGTGAAAACGCGCTAAAAGTAGCGCATTACTTGGAATCACACAGCACGGTGAGTTGGGTCAACTATGCCGCTTTGCCAACAAGCAAATATTACGAAACTTGTCAGCGCATTTGTGGTGGAAAAGCGGCTGGCATTATTAGCTTTGGTCTAAAAGCAGGCAAAAATACCGGTATTGAGGCGGGGTCAAAGTTTATTGATGCACTTCAATTGATCCTGCGCTTGGTCAACATTGGTGATGCAAAGTCACTGGCTTGTCATCCAGCGAGCACGACGCATAGGCAGCTGAACCCAGAGGAACTCGCAAATGTTGGTGTCTCGCAAGAAATGGTTAGAATTTCGGTTGGTATCGAGCATATTGACGACATTATCGCGGATATAGAACAAGCTTTGGCTGCAAGCCAAGCATAA
- the cspE gene encoding cold-shock protein, whose product MSKVTGTVKWFNADKGYGFLTQDNGGKDVFVHFRAIVAEGYKTLPEGQKVSFEVEEGQKGLQAANVETI is encoded by the coding sequence ATGTCTAAAGTTACAGGCACAGTTAAGTGGTTCAACGCCGATAAAGGCTACGGTTTTCTTACACAGGACAATGGCGGCAAAGACGTTTTTGTTCATTTTAGAGCGATCGTTGCTGAAGGCTACAAAACTCTTCCAGAAGGCCAAAAAGTGTCTTTCGAAGTAGAAGAAGGCCAAAAAGGTTTGCAAGCTGCAAACGTTGAAACAATCTAA
- the ilvN gene encoding acetolactate synthase small subunit: MRRIISVLMENAPGALSRIVGVFSQRGFNVDSLCVAPTDDESLSRLTIVTQGDDKVIEQITKQVNKLIDVLKVAVLSEGPHIERELMLIKVGTRTELARAEVKRNVDIFRARILDVNANNYTIEITGTSEKLCAFEDVMSQCADIIESARTGVCGLARGDKALRP; this comes from the coding sequence ATGAGAAGAATTATTTCAGTATTAATGGAAAACGCGCCTGGCGCACTATCTAGAATCGTGGGAGTGTTTTCACAACGTGGTTTTAACGTTGATTCATTGTGTGTTGCACCAACCGACGATGAAAGCTTGTCTCGCTTAACCATCGTTACGCAGGGAGATGACAAAGTAATTGAACAAATTACAAAGCAGGTAAATAAGCTCATCGATGTGCTAAAAGTAGCAGTATTATCGGAAGGTCCGCACATTGAGCGTGAGCTAATGCTAATTAAGGTGGGAACGAGAACAGAATTGGCGCGTGCAGAAGTTAAGCGAAACGTGGATATTTTTAGAGCTCGCATCCTCGATGTGAATGCCAATAACTACACGATAGAAATAACAGGTACGAGCGAAAAACTATGTGCCTTCGAGGATGTTATGTCTCAATGTGCTGATATTATTGAGTCTGCTCGAACTGGCGTCTGTGGCCTTGCTAGAGGGGATAAAGCCCTTCGCCCATAG
- a CDS encoding acetolactate synthase 3 large subunit, with the protein MKMMSGAAMVVEALKDVGVTHLFGYPGGAVLDIYDALYAQEDIKHVLVRHEQAAAHMADGYARATGKTGAVLVTSGPGATNTITGIATAFMDSIPMVVLSGQVPSMHIGEDAFQECDMVGVSRPIVKHSFLVKRAEDIPMAIAKAFYIANSGRPGPVVVDLPKDIVNVQNTHPYVFPDDITMRSYNPTLKGHNKQIKKAVASMLKAQRPVLYVGGGAIAAEAAAYVTQLAELLQSPVCSTLMGLGAFSSVHPQFIGMLGMHGTLEANKTMHNADCIIALGARFDDRVTNNVDKFCPHADIIHVDIDPASISKIVNAHIPVVGSVDKVLLQMLDLLADADFTDQEEKLADWWQQINEWRGKKCLAFDQSSQVIKPQKVIQSLYEHTKGDAYVSSDVGQHQMFAALYYPFAKPRRWINSGGLGTMGFGLPAAMGVQFAHPDAVSVVVTGDGSIQMNIQELSTCLQYGLPIKIISLNNRALGMVRQWQDMNYKGRYSHSYMDSMPNFVALAEAYGHTGIKVDHLDELDDAMARCFATPGLVFMDIMVDQSEHVYPMQIKYGAMDDMRLSKTERT; encoded by the coding sequence GTGAAAATGATGTCGGGCGCCGCTATGGTAGTAGAAGCGCTAAAAGATGTTGGAGTAACGCATTTGTTCGGTTATCCGGGCGGTGCGGTACTGGATATTTATGATGCGCTATATGCCCAAGAGGATATTAAGCACGTTCTCGTTCGTCATGAGCAAGCAGCAGCTCATATGGCAGACGGCTATGCGCGTGCAACAGGTAAAACGGGGGCTGTGCTAGTCACTTCTGGACCTGGTGCAACAAACACTATTACCGGCATTGCTACAGCATTTATGGATTCAATTCCAATGGTTGTTTTGTCAGGCCAAGTTCCCTCCATGCATATCGGAGAAGATGCCTTCCAAGAATGCGACATGGTTGGCGTTTCAAGACCCATTGTTAAGCACAGTTTTTTGGTAAAAAGAGCAGAAGACATCCCAATGGCAATTGCGAAAGCATTTTACATCGCTAATTCTGGGCGTCCTGGTCCAGTGGTTGTTGACTTACCAAAAGACATCGTGAATGTACAAAATACCCACCCATATGTCTTCCCTGATGACATAACGATGCGCTCTTACAATCCAACATTGAAAGGGCACAACAAACAAATTAAGAAAGCGGTTGCATCCATGCTAAAGGCTCAGCGCCCTGTTTTATACGTGGGTGGTGGTGCCATCGCGGCTGAGGCTGCAGCTTATGTAACGCAGTTGGCGGAGCTTTTACAATCACCTGTTTGCAGCACGCTGATGGGCTTAGGTGCGTTCTCGTCTGTACATCCTCAGTTTATCGGGATGCTCGGCATGCATGGAACGCTTGAAGCGAATAAAACAATGCACAATGCAGATTGCATAATCGCTTTGGGTGCACGCTTTGACGACAGAGTAACGAATAACGTCGATAAATTTTGCCCACATGCTGATATTATTCATGTTGATATTGATCCCGCATCAATTTCTAAAATCGTGAATGCGCATATCCCAGTGGTGGGTTCAGTTGATAAAGTATTGCTGCAAATGTTAGACCTTCTTGCTGACGCTGATTTTACAGATCAAGAAGAAAAACTAGCTGATTGGTGGCAACAGATTAACGAGTGGCGTGGCAAAAAGTGCTTAGCCTTCGACCAATCTAGCCAGGTTATTAAACCGCAAAAAGTCATACAATCTTTATATGAACATACAAAGGGTGATGCCTATGTGAGTTCAGATGTCGGTCAGCATCAGATGTTTGCAGCTTTGTACTATCCCTTCGCGAAGCCTCGTCGCTGGATCAATTCTGGTGGACTTGGCACGATGGGCTTTGGTCTTCCTGCTGCAATGGGCGTTCAGTTTGCTCACCCAGATGCGGTATCTGTTGTGGTTACTGGTGATGGCAGTATTCAAATGAATATTCAAGAGCTATCAACGTGTCTGCAATATGGTTTGCCAATCAAGATCATTTCATTAAATAACCGTGCGCTGGGTATGGTTCGCCAATGGCAGGATATGAACTACAAGGGACGCTATTCTCATTCATATATGGATTCGATGCCTAATTTTGTTGCGCTCGCCGAAGCATATGGCCACACGGGAATTAAAGTCGACCATCTTGATGAGCTGGATGACGCAATGGCCCGCTGTTTCGCAACACCAGGCCTTGTTTTTATGGATATTATGGTTGATCAAAGTGAACACGTTTATCCTATGCAAATAAAGTACGGTGCTATGGACGATATGCGCTTGAGCAAAACGGAGCGTACATAA
- the maoP gene encoding DUF413 domain-containing protein, with the protein MLNMNSESLLKRMFSDPKHYPYGFSRSGDFSIAESKALSQYGCLIAALVDGHLAPSNEEEAAFIDSALGRKQPETTAERAWLKYQNRINRPKYASIHGTKKASSESRLDDDLVNDVDDDIDIDLDD; encoded by the coding sequence GTGTTAAACATGAATAGCGAATCACTGTTAAAACGTATGTTTAGCGATCCTAAACATTATCCATATGGCTTTTCTCGTTCTGGCGACTTTTCGATCGCGGAGAGTAAAGCCCTGTCACAATATGGTTGCTTAATTGCAGCGCTAGTCGATGGCCATTTAGCACCATCAAACGAAGAAGAAGCAGCTTTTATAGACTCTGCGCTAGGTCGAAAGCAACCAGAAACTACTGCTGAGCGTGCTTGGTTGAAATACCAGAATCGTATTAATCGTCCAAAATACGCCAGCATACATGGTACGAAGAAAGCGTCGAGCGAAAGCCGATTAGATGACGACTTAGTAAATGACGTAGATGATGATATAGATATTGATTTGGATGATTAA
- a CDS encoding DUF4442 domain-containing protein → MFVANPLRTFADSVMKKPLWLRFKILTWVFRYKVKLVGTCRIEIIDTDLKSATFFVKNRKKVQNHIGSVHAATMALIAESATGFVVGVNLPGDKLPLIKSMNLKYVKRAYGDMQAVATLTDEQIHILKSEPKGDFLVSVKVTDESGNEPVIAEMHWAWVEKDKK, encoded by the coding sequence ATGTTCGTAGCAAACCCTCTGAGAACTTTCGCTGATAGCGTTATGAAAAAACCACTCTGGTTGCGTTTTAAAATACTGACTTGGGTGTTTCGTTATAAAGTAAAATTAGTAGGGACCTGCAGAATCGAAATTATCGATACGGATTTAAAAAGCGCAACGTTTTTTGTGAAGAATCGTAAAAAAGTGCAAAACCACATCGGCAGTGTTCATGCTGCTACGATGGCACTAATTGCTGAATCAGCTACCGGTTTCGTTGTCGGCGTTAATTTACCGGGTGACAAACTTCCCCTTATAAAAAGCATGAACCTCAAATACGTAAAGCGAGCTTATGGCGATATGCAAGCAGTGGCAACGCTGACAGATGAGCAAATACACATATTAAAGAGTGAGCCGAAGGGCGACTTTCTAGTGAGCGTTAAAGTAACTGATGAAAGTGGAAACGAACCTGTTATTGCCGAAATGCATTGGGCTTGGGTCGAAAAAGATAAAAAATAA
- the orn gene encoding oligoribonuclease, whose protein sequence is MPSNQALNDSNLVWIDMEMTGLDPETCVVMEIATIVTDKELNILAQGPVIAVYQPDAVLDNMDEWCIKTHGGTGLTERCRASTYDVDSATQETISFLEKYVPKGKSPLCGNTIGQDRRFLVKYMPELEAYFHYRSIDVSTIKELTARWKPEVLTGFKKKGLHLALDDIIESIDEMKFYRENVFKI, encoded by the coding sequence ATGCCGTCAAATCAAGCCCTAAATGACTCAAACTTAGTTTGGATTGATATGGAAATGACGGGGCTAGACCCTGAAACCTGCGTAGTCATGGAAATCGCAACGATCGTAACCGATAAAGAGCTTAATATATTAGCTCAAGGGCCTGTCATTGCAGTTTACCAACCTGATGCCGTGCTTGATAATATGGATGAATGGTGCATAAAAACGCACGGAGGAACCGGTTTAACTGAGCGTTGTAGAGCAAGCACATACGATGTGGACTCAGCTACCCAGGAAACTATCTCATTCCTTGAGAAATATGTGCCAAAAGGAAAGTCACCACTGTGTGGCAATACAATCGGCCAAGACAGACGGTTTTTGGTTAAATATATGCCGGAATTAGAGGCATACTTTCATTACCGCAGCATCGATGTAAGTACAATAAAGGAGTTAACAGCTCGCTGGAAACCAGAGGTGTTGACTGGATTTAAGAAGAAAGGTTTGCACTTAGCGCTTGATGACATCATAGAGTCGATAGACGAAATGAAGTTTTATCGAGAGAATGTGTTTAAGATTTAG
- the rsgA gene encoding small ribosomal subunit biogenesis GTPase RsgA yields the protein MAKKPKLSDRQKRQVQDNRTKRLASKQVAHSDEHLGAELKGRVIGRFGKHANVESIDDGVVHKCHIRRTVNSVVCGDNVLFRPSQSDDSRDRGVIEVVLDRVTTLTRPDFYDGVKPIAANIDQIIVVNAIVPQLSAHIIDRYLVACEDVDIPPVIVINKMELLSDEDREWVKEVVEIYEEIGYKVIYMSCVTQEGVAELSTLLKDKISVFVGQSGVGKSSIINQLLPDAEEVVGDISQNSGLGQHTTTAAKLLHFEQGGDLIDSPGVREFGLWHLPVEKVTSGFIEFRDYIGGCKFTDCKHGTDPGCLIRQAVMDGKITEDRYESYHKIVDSLEENRPSYSKG from the coding sequence GTGGCTAAAAAACCCAAACTATCCGACCGTCAAAAAAGACAGGTGCAAGACAACCGCACAAAACGCTTAGCAAGCAAACAGGTTGCACACAGCGATGAGCACCTCGGCGCTGAATTAAAGGGCCGCGTTATTGGCCGTTTTGGAAAGCACGCGAACGTCGAATCCATTGATGATGGTGTCGTACATAAATGCCACATTCGACGCACTGTTAACTCCGTTGTTTGCGGAGATAATGTGTTGTTTCGTCCTAGCCAATCTGATGACTCGCGAGACCGTGGTGTCATTGAAGTAGTATTGGACAGAGTAACTACGTTAACACGTCCCGACTTTTATGATGGCGTTAAGCCTATTGCAGCTAATATCGATCAAATTATTGTGGTAAACGCAATAGTTCCTCAGCTGTCTGCGCACATAATAGACCGCTATTTAGTTGCCTGCGAAGACGTCGACATTCCGCCTGTGATTGTCATCAATAAGATGGAATTGTTAAGTGATGAGGACCGTGAATGGGTTAAAGAAGTTGTCGAGATTTATGAAGAGATTGGTTACAAAGTAATTTACATGAGCTGCGTTACGCAAGAGGGTGTAGCGGAGTTGTCAACCTTACTGAAAGATAAAATCAGTGTTTTCGTTGGTCAAAGCGGCGTGGGCAAGTCAAGCATCATCAACCAACTGTTGCCGGATGCTGAGGAGGTGGTAGGTGACATCTCGCAGAACTCAGGTTTAGGACAGCACACAACAACTGCTGCAAAACTACTGCACTTTGAGCAAGGCGGCGATCTCATCGACTCACCGGGTGTAAGAGAGTTTGGGCTTTGGCACCTACCTGTCGAGAAGGTCACCTCTGGCTTTATTGAGTTTCGTGATTATATTGGCGGCTGCAAATTTACTGACTGTAAACATGGTACTGACCCTGGTTGCCTAATCAGGCAGGCCGTTATGGACGGAAAAATAACGGAAGACCGTTACGAGAGCTATCATAAAATTGTCGATTCGCTGGAAGAAAACCGCCCTTCTTATTCGAAAGGGTAA
- the asd gene encoding archaetidylserine decarboxylase (Phosphatidylserine decarboxylase is synthesized as a single chain precursor. Generation of the pyruvoyl active site from a Ser is coupled to cleavage of a Gly-Ser bond between the larger (beta) and smaller (alpha chains). It is an integral membrane protein.) produces the protein MLDWFKVRVQYILPKHLLSRMVGWLASAEAGALTQFLIKIFIKAFKVDMSEAKHSDPSYYRTFNAFFTRELKDDIRPIEDNDKQLCHSVDGRVSQFGKIIGDNIFQAKGHNYSVTTLLGGKPELASIFKGGEFATIYLSPKDYHRIHMPIDGKLTDMLHVPGELFSVNPLTAANVPGLFARNERVVTIFDTPVGKVAIVLVGATIVASIETVWAGNITPPAGKTVQHWQYEDEDIRLSKGEEMGRFKLGSTIVVCFEPNAVEFDDLQAGMITRLGQPFAVVKEDIEKSNDTK, from the coding sequence GTGCTAGATTGGTTTAAAGTTCGTGTTCAATACATACTTCCAAAACATTTATTATCAAGAATGGTTGGTTGGTTGGCGTCTGCTGAAGCTGGCGCTTTAACGCAGTTTCTTATCAAAATTTTTATAAAAGCATTTAAAGTAGACATGTCGGAAGCCAAGCATTCAGACCCTAGCTACTACAGAACGTTTAATGCCTTTTTTACCCGTGAATTAAAAGATGACATTCGCCCTATCGAAGATAATGACAAGCAGCTTTGCCATTCTGTTGACGGCAGAGTCAGCCAATTTGGTAAAATTATTGGCGACAATATTTTTCAGGCAAAGGGTCACAACTACAGCGTAACAACGCTATTGGGCGGTAAGCCTGAGCTAGCGAGTATATTTAAAGGCGGCGAATTTGCCACCATTTACTTATCTCCGAAAGATTACCATCGCATTCACATGCCAATTGACGGCAAACTCACCGACATGCTGCACGTGCCAGGCGAACTATTTTCTGTTAATCCGCTAACTGCTGCAAATGTTCCCGGTTTATTTGCGCGAAATGAGCGCGTTGTAACGATATTTGATACCCCTGTTGGTAAAGTAGCCATTGTGCTTGTAGGAGCCACTATTGTGGCAAGCATAGAGACAGTGTGGGCAGGTAATATAACACCACCAGCTGGCAAGACTGTACAGCACTGGCAATATGAAGATGAGGACATACGCTTAAGTAAAGGCGAAGAAATGGGCCGCTTTAAATTAGGCTCAACAATTGTAGTTTGCTTTGAACCTAATGCTGTCGAATTTGATGATCTGCAGGCTGGCATGATTACGCGACTAGGGCAGCCATTTGCTGTTGTCAAAGAAGATATCGAAAAATCAAACGACACTAAATAA
- a CDS encoding DMT family transporter, with amino-acid sequence MDPVKKSLISLHITVMLLGGTALFSQLIPLGSIDITFARSVFACLLLFAVAKLSGDGLRLNSNRDYFIAFGLGIIMAVHWVTYFMAMQLSSVSVGIIALFTFPVITVLIEPYFEKNRLLWQDIASAVVVLAGIALIVPDASLENDVTLGVIVGIFSAFLYAMRNLLHRHYFSHYSGAKAMAWQTLIVCPTLVFFVSDELVMIDLNTLWLLLALGTFFTAIPHAMIATTLQHLRAKTFSLVACMQPFYAILFAMILINEQPTWQTLVGGLLVISAAIYETINTHKENQKAKQCS; translated from the coding sequence ATGGATCCCGTCAAGAAAAGCCTAATATCATTGCATATTACCGTAATGCTGTTAGGCGGCACTGCGCTTTTTTCCCAACTCATTCCCTTGGGTTCAATTGACATTACTTTTGCTCGGTCTGTATTCGCCTGCCTGCTGCTTTTTGCTGTCGCTAAGCTAAGTGGGGATGGATTACGGCTGAATTCAAACAGAGACTATTTTATTGCGTTCGGCCTTGGCATTATTATGGCAGTGCATTGGGTAACCTACTTTATGGCGATGCAGCTATCGAGTGTCTCAGTCGGTATTATTGCCCTATTCACATTCCCCGTCATAACAGTGCTAATCGAACCCTACTTTGAGAAAAACCGCTTGTTATGGCAAGACATAGCAAGTGCAGTTGTAGTGCTAGCGGGTATTGCGTTAATCGTTCCTGATGCTTCGCTCGAAAATGACGTTACCTTAGGTGTCATCGTCGGCATTTTTTCTGCATTTCTTTATGCTATGCGCAACTTATTACATCGCCATTATTTTTCACATTACAGCGGTGCAAAAGCAATGGCTTGGCAAACACTCATTGTGTGCCCTACCTTGGTATTTTTTGTATCCGATGAACTCGTGATGATCGATTTAAATACCCTATGGTTGCTGCTAGCACTAGGTACGTTTTTTACCGCTATTCCACATGCGATGATCGCTACTACATTACAGCATTTGCGAGCCAAAACCTTTTCTTTGGTTGCTTGCATGCAGCCGTTTTACGCTATTTTATTTGCTATGATTTTGATTAATGAACAGCCTACTTGGCAAACTTTAGTTGGTGGTTTACTGGTAATTTCTGCGGCGATATACGAAACTATTAATACTCATAAAGAAAATCAAAAAGCCAAACAATGCTCGTAA
- a CDS encoding glycerophosphodiester phosphodiesterase, with the protein MLVIAHRGFSSQYTENTIVAFKHALMLDVDAIELDIHQVEHEFLVFHDPYVNKLTNGKGRIFDLPLNQARQLLVKGEDQIPTLNEVAELIGDRVILNIEVKSLLCVQEFVVYVKKLIAEHNCKVVISSFDHPVLMAIKMSFSDFIEAELLSEEPSAGKEPSAGEEPSADKKPLAYPVEFGALIAHAPFDHAKYAGTLGVAIAATDWNTVNADFVEDAHARGKKVWCYTVNHEETLVDLIAMGVDGIFTDRPDWARQFISQRNANT; encoded by the coding sequence ATGCTCGTAATTGCTCACCGTGGTTTTAGCAGCCAATATACTGAAAATACAATTGTCGCCTTTAAGCACGCGTTAATGCTTGATGTCGATGCTATTGAGCTTGATATTCATCAAGTAGAACATGAGTTTTTAGTTTTTCATGACCCATACGTGAATAAACTGACTAATGGAAAAGGTCGTATCTTCGATTTACCGTTAAATCAAGCTCGTCAATTACTAGTGAAAGGTGAAGATCAAATACCGACTTTAAATGAAGTTGCTGAGTTAATAGGAGATCGAGTCATCTTGAATATTGAAGTCAAATCGCTTTTATGTGTTCAGGAGTTTGTTGTCTATGTTAAGAAGCTCATTGCTGAGCACAACTGCAAAGTGGTAATTTCATCCTTTGACCATCCGGTATTAATGGCCATAAAAATGAGCTTCAGCGACTTCATAGAAGCAGAGTTGTTGTCGGAAGAGCCCTCAGCCGGTAAGGAGCCTTCAGCAGGTGAGGAGCCATCAGCGGACAAAAAGCCTTTAGCTTACCCAGTAGAGTTCGGTGCATTGATTGCGCATGCACCTTTTGATCACGCCAAATATGCAGGAACACTAGGTGTGGCAATCGCGGCAACGGATTGGAATACAGTAAATGCAGACTTTGTTGAAGATGCTCACGCGCGCGGCAAAAAGGTATGGTGTTATACAGTAAACCATGAGGAAACCTTGGTAGACCTAATAGCCATGGGTGTCGATGGCATATTCACAGACCGTCCAGACTGGGCCAGGCAATTCATTAGCCAAAGAAACGCTAACACGTAA